One stretch of Serinicoccus hydrothermalis DNA includes these proteins:
- the mraZ gene encoding division/cell wall cluster transcriptional repressor MraZ: protein MFLGTYTPRLDDKGRMILPAKFRERLAGGVVITRGQERCLYVFTQADFDGVVEQWQSSPTSSKTVRDYQRFFLSGASDEIPDKQGRVTVPPLLRTYAGITGDCTVIGAGNRLEIWDTQAWETYTEEHEQSFADLSEEVVPGLM, encoded by the coding sequence CTGTTCCTCGGCACCTACACGCCCCGGCTGGACGACAAGGGCCGGATGATCCTCCCGGCCAAGTTCCGCGAGCGGCTGGCCGGCGGTGTCGTCATCACCCGCGGCCAGGAGCGCTGCCTCTACGTCTTCACCCAGGCCGACTTCGACGGCGTCGTGGAGCAGTGGCAGAGCAGCCCCACCTCGTCCAAGACGGTCCGCGACTACCAGCGCTTCTTCCTCTCCGGCGCCTCGGACGAGATCCCGGACAAGCAGGGCCGGGTCACGGTCCCCCCGCTGCTGCGCACGTATGCCGGGATCACCGGCGACTGCACGGTCATCGGCGCCGGCAACCGGCTCGAGATCTGGGACACCCAGGCCTGGGAGACCTACACCGAGGAGCACGAGCAGTCCTTCGCCGACCTGTCCGAGGAGGTGGTCCCCGGGCTCATGTGA
- a CDS encoding AAA family ATPase: MSAISPAPDTVDLDAVRSVAGPVHRAVATVIEGKDDAVDVAVTVLLAEGHLLVEDVPGVGKTMLAKALARAIDCRVSRVQFTPDLLPSDITGVSVYNQDSRSFEFRRGAIFANVVVGDEINRASPKTQSALLESMEERQVTVDGQTYPLPRPFLVMATQNPIEMEGTYPLPEAQRDRFMARISMGYPSAAAETTMLETHGAVSPLEGLSAVTTAADVQQQIENIRGLHISPALRQYVVDLMAASRSHRMLRLGASPRAGLQLLRAARAHAALAGRDHVLPEDVQSIAVPVLAHRVLPTGEASLAHRGTADIVRDLVERTAVPSGR, encoded by the coding sequence ATGTCTGCGATCTCCCCCGCACCCGACACCGTCGACCTGGACGCCGTGAGGTCCGTCGCCGGCCCCGTGCACCGCGCCGTCGCCACCGTCATCGAGGGCAAGGACGACGCCGTCGACGTCGCCGTCACGGTGCTGCTGGCCGAGGGCCACCTGCTCGTCGAGGACGTGCCCGGGGTGGGGAAGACGATGCTCGCCAAGGCGCTGGCCCGCGCCATCGACTGCCGGGTGAGCAGGGTGCAGTTCACCCCCGACCTGCTGCCCAGCGACATCACCGGGGTGAGCGTCTACAACCAGGACTCGCGCTCCTTCGAGTTCCGCCGCGGCGCGATCTTCGCCAACGTCGTGGTCGGCGACGAGATCAACCGGGCCTCCCCCAAGACCCAGTCGGCGCTGCTGGAGTCGATGGAGGAGCGGCAGGTCACGGTGGACGGGCAGACCTACCCGTTGCCCCGCCCCTTCCTCGTCATGGCGACCCAGAACCCCATCGAGATGGAGGGCACCTACCCGCTGCCCGAGGCCCAGCGCGACCGCTTCATGGCCCGCATCTCCATGGGCTACCCCTCCGCCGCCGCCGAGACGACGATGCTCGAGACCCACGGGGCGGTGAGCCCGCTGGAGGGCCTGTCGGCGGTCACCACCGCCGCCGACGTCCAGCAGCAGATCGAGAACATCCGCGGCCTGCACATCTCCCCCGCCCTGCGGCAGTACGTCGTCGACCTCATGGCGGCCTCCCGCTCGCACCGGATGCTGCGGCTGGGCGCCTCCCCCCGGGCCGGGCTGCAGCTGCTGCGGGCGGCGCGCGCGCACGCCGCCCTCGCGGGACGCGACCACGTGCTCCCCGAGGACGTCCAGTCCATCGCGGTCCCCGTCCTCGCCCACCGCGTTCTCCCCACCGGCGAGGCCTCGCTGGCGCACCGCGGCACCGCCGACATCGTGCGCGACCTCGTCGAGCGCACCGCCGTGCCCTCCGGACGCTGA
- a CDS encoding DUF58 domain-containing protein codes for MTQSASPWGLLTARGKVFAVLGVLLGVAGTFLGYEDVTRVGLALLLLPALVVLLLPRRPPQLTVSREVTPQRLTPEERGEVEVRFRNVGGRSAVYLAEEHLDYQLGDRPRYILPRMGTGEERRLRYTVRSRHRGAYSLGPIVLRQRDPFGLVFRTLQLTSRTELLVLPRVVSLGDERLRGSSRGSEGEMPQMIALHGEDDVSIRSYRDGDELRRVHWPATAHRGELMVRQEDRPARRRAVLLLDSRAAAHPGCGVHPSYEWAVSAVASVARHLVADGFVVHLLTDGTLRDGIAGHQVELGTLMDTLARAQPEEDSRLDRLTAAASSFTSGGVLLVAAVVAHDEGELRALASIRQPGSRALAFVLDPGKFGGGTTGDHPTGVLADAGWRTVTVGPHTEIAQAWVSLRSSALGRSA; via the coding sequence ATGACGCAGTCCGCCTCTCCCTGGGGCCTCCTCACCGCGCGGGGCAAGGTCTTCGCCGTCCTCGGCGTGCTGCTCGGGGTCGCGGGCACCTTCCTGGGCTACGAGGACGTCACCCGGGTCGGGCTGGCGCTGCTGCTGCTGCCGGCCCTCGTCGTGCTGCTCCTGCCCCGCCGCCCGCCGCAGCTCACCGTGTCCCGCGAGGTGACCCCGCAGCGGCTGACGCCGGAGGAGCGGGGCGAGGTCGAGGTGCGCTTCCGCAACGTCGGCGGCCGGTCGGCGGTCTACCTCGCCGAGGAGCACCTCGACTACCAGCTCGGCGACCGGCCGCGCTACATCCTGCCCCGGATGGGCACCGGGGAGGAGCGTCGGCTGCGCTACACCGTGCGGTCCCGGCACCGGGGGGCATACTCCCTCGGCCCGATCGTCCTGCGCCAGCGGGACCCCTTCGGCCTGGTCTTCCGCACCCTGCAGCTGACCTCGCGCACCGAGCTGCTGGTGCTCCCCCGCGTGGTGTCCCTCGGGGACGAGCGGCTGCGCGGCAGCTCGCGCGGCAGCGAGGGCGAGATGCCGCAGATGATCGCCCTGCACGGCGAGGACGACGTGAGCATCCGCTCCTACCGCGACGGTGACGAGCTGCGCCGCGTGCACTGGCCGGCGACCGCGCACCGCGGCGAGCTCATGGTCCGGCAGGAGGACCGCCCCGCACGACGCCGGGCCGTGCTGCTCCTGGACTCGCGGGCCGCCGCGCACCCGGGGTGCGGGGTGCATCCCTCCTACGAGTGGGCGGTCAGCGCGGTCGCGTCGGTCGCCCGCCACCTCGTCGCCGACGGGTTCGTCGTCCACCTGCTCACGGACGGGACGCTGCGCGACGGCATCGCCGGCCACCAGGTGGAGCTCGGCACGCTCATGGACACCCTGGCCCGGGCCCAGCCCGAGGAGGACTCGCGGCTGGACCGGCTCACCGCGGCCGCCTCCTCCTTCACCTCCGGCGGCGTGCTCCTCGTCGCCGCGGTCGTCGCCCACGACGAGGGCGAGCTGCGGGCGCTGGCCTCGATCCGGCAACCGGGCTCCCGCGCGCTGGCCTTCGTGCTGGACCCGGGGAAGTTCGGTGGAGGCACCACCGGTGACCATCCCACCGGCGTGCTGGCCGACGCCGGGTGGCGCACCGTGACGGTGGGCCCGCACACCGAGATCGCGCAGGCCTGGGTCTCGCTGCGCTCCTCCGCCCTGGGCAGGTCGGCATGA